A region of Malaciobacter marinus DNA encodes the following proteins:
- a CDS encoding RIO1 family regulatory kinase/ATPase, which translates to MLDLISFVKEQNLLNKDKEIYSLVFQDKKYWVKKARPTMSSFSHKIYYKIFKLEIITPVEYKSAKEALEFETSKLKRFETLGINVPKVVYKEDDFFVLEDTGRTIHSHIRKKDTKKEDIFFFIPKAIETIAQIHNCDEYHGGAQSRNLTYKNNKVYVIDLEDSFNKNVDLKTLQYRDFLLFLLSLTKIRANVEIDYEDIIDNYINLTKNYDFKSKLNKLAKKISILIKLSKIKFIDKLFGQDIKSFFKLFDSLYNLKMDKK; encoded by the coding sequence ATGCTTGATTTAATCAGTTTTGTAAAAGAACAAAATCTTTTAAATAAAGATAAAGAGATTTATTCACTAGTTTTTCAAGATAAAAAGTATTGGGTTAAAAAAGCAAGACCTACTATGTCTTCTTTTAGTCATAAAATATATTACAAAATATTTAAATTAGAGATAATTACACCAGTTGAGTATAAAAGTGCAAAAGAAGCACTAGAATTTGAAACATCAAAATTAAAAAGATTTGAAACATTAGGTATAAACGTACCTAAAGTAGTTTATAAAGAAGATGATTTTTTTGTTTTAGAAGATACAGGACGAACTATACATTCACATATTAGAAAAAAAGATACTAAAAAAGAGGATATTTTCTTTTTTATTCCTAAAGCAATTGAGACTATTGCACAAATACATAATTGTGATGAGTATCATGGTGGAGCTCAATCAAGAAACTTAACATACAAAAATAATAAAGTATATGTGATTGATTTAGAAGATAGTTTTAATAAAAATGTCGATTTAAAAACTTTGCAATATAGAGATTTTTTACTCTTTTTATTATCTTTAACAAAAATAAGAGCAAATGTAGAAATAGATTATGAAGATATTATTGATAACTATATAAACTTAACAAAAAACTACGACTTTAAATCAAAATTAAATAAACTTGCAAAAAAAATATCAATTTTAATAAAATTAAGCAAGATAAAATTTATTGATAAACTTTTTGGTCAAGATATTAAAAGCTTTTTTAAACTATTTGATAGCTTATATAATTTAAAAATGGATAAAAAATGA
- a CDS encoding diacylglycerol kinase: protein MNNKPKYHLFKNTKYALSGLKHALKTENSFRLELFSAIFIIAGILVIDANLTYKLILLVTGILVLIVELVNSAIENVVDLVTKEFAPLAKTAKDIGSTAVMFTIILHLVCWILILWEVYA from the coding sequence ATGAATAATAAACCAAAATACCATCTTTTTAAAAATACAAAATATGCCTTAAGTGGATTAAAACATGCATTAAAAACAGAAAACTCTTTTAGATTAGAGCTTTTTAGTGCAATTTTTATTATCGCTGGAATTTTAGTTATTGATGCAAATTTGACTTATAAATTAATACTTTTAGTTACTGGAATTTTAGTTTTAATAGTTGAGTTAGTGAATTCTGCTATTGAAAATGTAGTAGATTTAGTGACAAAAGAGTTTGCACCTTTAGCTAAAACTGCAAAAGATATAGGCTCAACTGCTGTTATGTTTACAATAATTTTACATTTAGTGTGTTGGATTTTAATTTTATGGGAAGTATATGCTTGA
- a CDS encoding lipid A biosynthesis lauroyl acyltransferase: MKRKIKDYYRYVLYKIFRFIFAVMPYFIIKPLLIFATKLVNKFNKRYNKIVQANLDLVFGDTISQERKEEIRFNSYKSLFFNMYEFVENQSISKEKLFKKANFENEHYITEAIENNRKIIFITAHYGGWEIALPYVALKFGTLAVVNRKMDNPLINKLYIEARDRNNIIMLEKKTAAKGMLKALKNNHHVAVVIDQHIKDGIEIDFFNKKVLATDSTSRLALKFDALIIPIFSQMNDFRDYTLKVYEPLDVRNIEFKTDDKVKELTIMQSKVIEEQIRNKPDFWFWQHKRWKQFYKEIYKK, translated from the coding sequence ATGAAGAGAAAAATTAAAGATTATTATAGATATGTTTTATATAAAATTTTTAGATTTATATTTGCAGTGATGCCTTATTTTATAATAAAACCATTATTAATATTTGCTACAAAATTAGTTAATAAATTTAATAAAAGATATAACAAAATAGTACAAGCAAATTTAGATTTAGTGTTTGGTGATACTATCTCTCAAGAAAGAAAAGAAGAAATTAGATTTAACTCATATAAATCACTTTTTTTTAATATGTATGAGTTTGTTGAAAACCAATCTATTTCAAAAGAGAAACTTTTTAAAAAAGCAAATTTTGAAAATGAACACTATATTACAGAAGCTATTGAAAATAACAGAAAAATCATATTTATTACGGCTCACTATGGCGGGTGGGAAATAGCTTTACCTTATGTTGCGTTAAAATTTGGAACATTAGCAGTTGTAAATAGAAAAATGGATAATCCATTGATAAATAAGCTTTATATAGAAGCAAGAGATAGAAACAATATAATAATGCTAGAGAAAAAAACAGCAGCCAAGGGTATGTTAAAAGCACTTAAAAATAATCATCATGTTGCTGTTGTAATTGACCAACATATTAAAGATGGTATTGAGATAGATTTTTTTAATAAAAAAGTACTTGCAACGGACTCTACTTCAAGACTTGCATTAAAATTTGATGCTTTAATAATACCTATATTCTCACAAATGAATGATTTTAGGGATTATACTTTAAAAGTATATGAACCTTTAGATGTAAGAAATATAGAATTTAAAACAGATGATAAAGTTAAAGAGCTTACAATTATGCAATCAAAAGTAATAGAAGAGCAAATTAGGAATAAACCAGATTTTTGGTTTTGGCAACATAAAAGATGGAAACAGTTCTACAAAGAGATTTATAAGAAGTAA
- the waaC gene encoding lipopolysaccharide heptosyltransferase I translates to MSKINKLAIVKLSAMGDIIHAMVALQFIKTNYPNIKIDWFVEGAFSKVLQYNPHIDNIYELNLKSIKKNKKELFRQIKLARKYSKNEYDLVIDAQGLIKSAIVSKLIGKKVAGFSKLSIREKFAASLYNQKISISYDKNAIDRNAKILSEPLDFIITKKDILNKKPFLFFKNKDKKIYEFLSENKKNILLIVGASWASKMYSNEKFANITNSLDENYLIVWGSESEKQIANNIANNSSNVTVLPKLDLNSLKALVSKVDLVIGNDTGPTHMAWALNIPSITLFGNTPGYRNTYETNINRIIESNSKVNPYKLDKSDFSIKEIDEKNIVKMAKEILYEEKN, encoded by the coding sequence ATGTCAAAAATAAATAAACTTGCAATTGTTAAACTATCTGCAATGGGTGATATAATCCATGCAATGGTAGCTTTGCAGTTTATAAAAACTAATTACCCAAATATTAAAATTGATTGGTTTGTTGAGGGTGCATTTAGTAAAGTTTTGCAATATAATCCTCATATTGATAATATTTATGAATTAAATCTAAAAAGTATTAAAAAAAATAAAAAAGAACTTTTTAGACAAATAAAATTAGCAAGAAAATACTCAAAAAATGAGTATGATTTAGTAATTGATGCCCAAGGTTTAATAAAATCAGCAATAGTTTCAAAATTAATAGGCAAAAAAGTAGCTGGTTTTAGTAAGCTTTCAATTAGAGAAAAATTTGCAGCAAGTTTATATAATCAAAAAATAAGTATTTCATATGATAAAAATGCAATTGATAGAAATGCAAAGATTTTATCAGAACCTTTAGATTTTATTATAACAAAAAAAGATATTTTAAATAAAAAACCTTTTTTATTTTTTAAAAATAAAGATAAAAAAATATATGAATTTTTAAGTGAAAATAAGAAGAATATACTTTTAATTGTCGGTGCTAGCTGGGCAAGTAAAATGTATTCTAATGAAAAATTTGCTAATATTACAAATTCTTTAGATGAAAACTATTTAATTGTTTGGGGAAGTGAATCTGAAAAGCAAATTGCAAATAATATTGCAAATAATAGTTCAAATGTAACAGTTCTTCCAAAATTAGATTTAAATAGCTTAAAAGCACTAGTTTCAAAGGTGGATTTGGTAATAGGCAATGATACTGGACCTACACATATGGCTTGGGCTTTAAACATACCATCTATTACGCTTTTTGGTAATACACCAGGATATAGAAATACTTATGAAACAAATATAAATAGAATAATTGAGTCAAATTCAAAAGTAAATCCATATAAATTGGATAAAAGCGATTTCTCAATTAAAGAAATAGATGAAAAAAATATTGTAAAAATGGCAAAGGAAATTCTTTATGAAGAGAAAAATTAA
- a CDS encoding Ppx/GppA phosphatase family protein, translating to MAKTTTIIDIGSNSMRMVVLQKSSRFAFHLINETKSRVKISEGCYENDGNLQEMPMNRAFNSLKSFLNISNSLKAKKVICVATSALRDAPNSKVFLSRVKKELGLNIKVINGEKEAYYGGVAALNLLHNNEFITVDIGGGSTEFCFVKDGQITKSISLNIGTVRLKELFFDKGSVTEAKEYISSNLKKIFELDINIPSTVVGIGGSIRAITKAIMKDSSYPLDVLHGYTYNVQANKALINSIINAKDITELKKLGIKKDRFDTIKEGTFIFNTILEELSINKVITSGVGVREGVYLCDLLRNSSHKFPSNFNISLRSLLDRFEIDGNQSAYYGNNASKIFEVLKPMHNLDDKFRTLLVVASKLHSIGTTLNFYKVNDNTFNFILNGLNYDFLHTSRVIVAYTIKYSKKSLPTKKDLQGYEELLPNLETMQWMSFMISLNLIINQDYSKPKVEYALEDDVLKIILPEYSFLVESSLDKIEIPKMLELEIVCQK from the coding sequence ATGGCAAAAACTACAACTATTATAGACATTGGGTCAAACTCAATGCGAATGGTTGTATTACAAAAAAGTAGTAGATTCGCATTTCATTTGATTAATGAAACTAAAAGTAGGGTTAAAATCTCAGAAGGCTGTTATGAAAATGATGGCAATCTTCAAGAGATGCCTATGAATAGAGCTTTTAATTCATTAAAATCTTTTTTAAATATATCAAATTCACTAAAAGCAAAAAAAGTGATTTGTGTTGCAACGTCTGCACTTCGTGATGCACCAAACTCGAAAGTTTTTTTATCAAGAGTAAAAAAAGAACTAGGCTTAAATATAAAAGTTATAAATGGAGAGAAAGAAGCATACTACGGTGGTGTTGCAGCTTTGAATTTACTTCATAATAACGAGTTTATAACTGTTGATATTGGAGGAGGTTCTACTGAATTTTGTTTTGTAAAAGATGGGCAAATAACAAAATCAATCTCTTTAAATATAGGAACAGTAAGGTTAAAAGAACTTTTTTTTGATAAGGGAAGTGTAACAGAAGCAAAAGAGTATATTTCAAGTAATTTAAAAAAGATTTTTGAATTAGATATTAATATTCCGTCAACTGTTGTAGGAATTGGTGGAAGTATTAGAGCAATTACTAAAGCAATAATGAAAGATAGTTCTTACCCACTTGATGTTTTACATGGATATACTTATAATGTTCAAGCAAATAAAGCACTTATAAATTCAATCATAAATGCTAAAGATATTACTGAATTAAAAAAATTAGGTATAAAAAAAGATAGATTTGATACTATAAAAGAGGGTACTTTTATTTTTAATACCATCTTAGAAGAGTTAAGTATAAATAAAGTTATTACTTCTGGAGTTGGTGTAAGAGAAGGTGTTTACCTTTGTGATTTATTGAGAAATTCAAGTCATAAATTTCCTTCAAATTTTAATATAAGTTTAAGATCATTACTTGATAGGTTTGAAATTGATGGTAATCAAAGTGCATACTATGGAAACAATGCAAGTAAAATATTCGAAGTTTTAAAACCTATGCATAACTTGGATGATAAGTTTAGAACACTTTTAGTTGTTGCTTCAAAGCTTCATTCAATTGGTACTACACTAAATTTTTATAAAGTTAATGATAATACTTTTAATTTTATATTAAATGGTTTAAATTATGATTTTTTACATACTTCAAGAGTAATAGTAGCATATACAATAAAATATTCTAAAAAGTCTTTACCTACTAAAAAAGATTTACAAGGATATGAAGAATTACTACCAAATTTAGAAACAATGCAGTGGATGTCTTTTATGATTTCTTTAAATTTGATAATAAATCAAGATTATTCAAAACCAAAAGTAGAATATGCTTTAGAAGATGATGTATTGAAAATTATTCTTCCTGAGTATTCATTTTTAGTTGAATCTTCACTTGATAAAATTGAAATACCTAAAATGCTAGAATTAGAAATAGTATGTCAAAAATAA
- a CDS encoding YfhL family 4Fe-4S dicluster ferredoxin, whose translation MSLIITDECIACDACRDECPNYAIEEGDPIYIIDPDRCTECVGHYEEPSCIEVCPVDCIIVDSDNQETMEELKFKFEQLQEEEL comes from the coding sequence ATGTCTTTAATTATAACAGATGAATGTATTGCATGTGATGCATGTAGAGATGAGTGTCCAAACTATGCGATAGAAGAGGGTGATCCAATATATATTATTGATCCTGATAGATGTACTGAATGTGTTGGGCATTATGAAGAACCATCATGTATTGAAGTTTGTCCTGTTGATTGTATTATTGTGGATTCAGATAATCAAGAAACAATGGAAGAATTAAAATTTAAATTCGAACAATTACAAGAAGAAGAGCTATAA
- a CDS encoding inositol monophosphatase family protein gives MEEKLQKRLLKHYHNMNAFIQDCIKANKQIYEYIHTHMSSTDIKATGKIGFGGDDSLTIDLKAESIFINHLNKYGNIYSEESGYISSNKKTNIIIDPIDGSDNLASNLPYYGTSVALEENNKIIAAVICNLATGIITYKIKGSSLEKLELKTLKSIKNLKVDNNKMGVFERAYTHPKLCQKLFNKNIKYRSLGAIALSLCDARNYKFVLFAGSLRQFDIAAGVFMCEDLNLYQNDEFLIVAKSIYDFNLIKDTINKL, from the coding sequence ATGGAAGAGAAGCTGCAAAAGAGATTATTAAAGCATTATCATAATATGAATGCTTTTATTCAAGATTGCATAAAAGCAAATAAACAGATATATGAGTATATACATACTCATATGTCTTCAACTGACATAAAAGCTACTGGAAAAATAGGTTTTGGTGGAGATGATAGTTTAACTATTGATTTAAAAGCTGAATCTATTTTTATAAACCATTTAAATAAATATGGAAATATTTACTCAGAAGAGAGTGGATATATATCTTCAAATAAAAAAACAAATATAATAATTGACCCCATTGATGGAAGTGATAATTTAGCTTCAAATTTACCTTATTATGGAACATCAGTGGCTTTAGAAGAAAATAATAAAATAATAGCAGCTGTAATTTGTAACCTAGCTACTGGAATAATAACTTATAAAATTAAAGGTTCTTCTCTTGAAAAACTTGAATTAAAAACATTGAAATCTATAAAGAATTTAAAAGTAGATAATAATAAAATGGGAGTTTTTGAAAGAGCTTATACTCACCCTAAACTTTGTCAAAAACTTTTTAATAAAAATATAAAATATAGAAGTTTAGGTGCAATTGCACTATCTTTATGTGATGCTAGAAACTACAAATTTGTTCTATTTGCTGGTAGTTTAAGACAGTTTGATATTGCAGCAGGAGTTTTCATGTGTGAAGACTTAAATCTTTATCAAAATGATGAATTCTTAATTGTGGCTAAAAGTATCTATGATTTTAATCTAATTAAAGATACTATTAATAAACTTTAG